From the Gallaecimonas kandeliae genome, one window contains:
- the argE gene encoding acetylornithine deacetylase — MSRLPSLDQMFNRLLSLPSVSATDPALDTGNKAVIEQLAQWCETLGFKVTLQPVGPNKLNLWAELGSGPGGLLLTGHADTVPFDEGRWQKNPLGLTERDGRWYGLGATDMKGFFALVLGALETMDLSQLKAPLRIAATADEETTMDGARLLAEANPFSPALTLVGEPTELKPIGRHKGHISAGIRITGRSGHSSDPAAGLNAMELMHGVMGDLIALKGKLAERYQDNHFAVPYPTLNLGHIHGGDNANRICGCCELHIDIRPLPGMSIPELEGLLKESLSNVEKAHPGALAWEHLHAPCPAFVSPPGPFQDEIGRLLQSPVEAANYATEAPFFASLGGEVLVLGPGSIRQAHQPDEYLAMDQLRPAMELIQSMVKRLCLA; from the coding sequence ATGAGCAGACTGCCGTCCCTGGATCAGATGTTCAACCGGCTCTTGAGCCTGCCGTCGGTGTCCGCCACGGATCCGGCCCTGGATACGGGCAACAAGGCGGTGATAGAACAGCTGGCCCAGTGGTGCGAGACCCTGGGTTTCAAGGTGACGCTGCAGCCTGTGGGCCCCAACAAGCTCAACCTCTGGGCAGAACTGGGCAGCGGCCCCGGCGGCCTGCTGCTGACAGGCCACGCCGACACAGTGCCCTTCGACGAAGGCCGCTGGCAGAAGAACCCCCTTGGCCTCACCGAGCGGGACGGCCGTTGGTATGGCCTCGGCGCCACCGACATGAAGGGCTTCTTCGCCCTGGTGCTGGGCGCCCTGGAAACCATGGATCTCAGCCAACTCAAGGCGCCGCTGCGCATCGCCGCCACCGCCGACGAGGAGACCACCATGGACGGCGCTCGGCTGCTGGCCGAGGCCAACCCCTTCAGCCCGGCCCTGACCCTGGTGGGCGAGCCCACCGAACTCAAGCCCATAGGCCGCCACAAGGGCCATATCAGCGCCGGCATCCGCATCACAGGCCGGAGCGGCCATTCCTCGGATCCGGCCGCCGGCCTCAACGCCATGGAACTGATGCACGGCGTCATGGGGGACCTCATCGCCCTCAAGGGCAAACTGGCCGAGCGTTACCAGGACAACCACTTCGCCGTGCCCTACCCCACCCTAAACCTCGGTCATATCCACGGCGGCGACAACGCCAACCGCATCTGCGGCTGCTGCGAGCTGCACATCGACATCAGGCCGCTGCCGGGCATGAGCATCCCCGAATTGGAAGGCCTGCTTAAGGAAAGCCTGTCAAATGTAGAAAAAGCACATCCCGGCGCCCTGGCCTGGGAGCACCTGCATGCTCCCTGCCCGGCCTTCGTCAGCCCGCCCGGCCCCTTCCAGGACGAGATCGGCAGGCTTCTGCAAAGCCCGGTGGAAGCGGCCAACTACGCCACCGAAGCGCCCTTCTTCGCCAGTCTGGGCGGGGAAGTGCTGGTACTGGGCCCGGGTTCCATCCGCCAGGCCCACCAGCCGGACGAGTACCTGGCCATGGACCAGCTGCGGCCGGCCATGGAGCTGATACAAAGCATGGTCAAGCGGCTTTGCCTCGCGTAA
- a CDS encoding TerC family protein — protein sequence MEWLADPSAWVALATLTALEIVLGVDNIIFISVLVGRLPEQQRQKARLLGLALAMGTRILLLLSLAWVMGLTSPWFSLAGFAISGRDSILILGGLFLIWKSTHEIHNSLEGAEESQAAPRSVTLAATLVQIALIDIVFSLDSVITAVGLANHVQVMIIAIVLSVLVMMAAAKAIGDFVDRHPSIKMLALSFLILVGFTLTGEGFGLHIPKGYVYFAMAFSLAVETLNLRARKKRQQAVKLHKQLPGEPS from the coding sequence ATGGAATGGCTGGCAGATCCCAGCGCCTGGGTCGCACTGGCGACATTGACGGCGCTGGAAATCGTCCTCGGCGTCGACAACATCATCTTCATCTCAGTGCTGGTGGGGCGCCTGCCCGAACAGCAACGTCAGAAGGCGCGGCTGCTCGGCCTGGCCCTGGCCATGGGTACCCGCATCTTGCTGCTGCTATCGCTGGCCTGGGTCATGGGCCTGACCAGCCCCTGGTTCAGCCTGGCCGGCTTCGCCATCTCGGGCCGTGACAGCATCCTTATCCTCGGTGGCCTCTTCCTTATCTGGAAGAGCACCCATGAGATCCACAACAGCCTGGAAGGGGCAGAGGAAAGCCAAGCCGCGCCCCGCTCCGTGACCCTGGCCGCCACCCTGGTGCAGATCGCCCTCATCGACATCGTCTTCTCCCTGGATTCGGTGATCACCGCCGTGGGCCTGGCCAACCATGTGCAGGTGATGATCATCGCCATAGTGCTGTCGGTACTGGTGATGATGGCGGCCGCCAAGGCCATAGGGGACTTCGTGGACCGCCACCCCAGCATCAAGATGCTGGCCCTGTCCTTCCTGATCCTGGTGGGCTTCACCCTCACCGGCGAGGGCTTCGGCCTGCACATTCCCAAGGGCTACGTCTACTTCGCCATGGCCTTCTCCCTGGCCGTGGAAACCCTCAACCTGCGGGCCCGCAAGAAGCGCCAGCAGGCGGTCAAACTGCACAAGCAGCTGCCGGGAGAGCCTTCATGA
- a CDS encoding 2-hydroxyacid dehydrogenase produces MSLAIIMPGRNGEGLAERLKALDGGLDIQIWPDIERPEAVEFALCWQPPQGVLGDFPALKVVQSLGAGVDGLTEAIPLGVTLCRTVSPSLKTDMRDYVLLAILAEQRQWDAMAADQAQGHWQPRHYRRGGVVGIMGLGELGQAVAAGLAGLGFQLKGWSRTLKRLPAMETFHGPEQLEDFLADLDYLICLLPLTDQTRGLMDSGFFAKLGKPCYLIQAGRGPQLVEADLRSALDQGLLRGACLDVFDVEPLPPSSPLWQHPRVRITPHCASVTSGKELAKAVYHNYLAMCQGLALDQVVDPEQGY; encoded by the coding sequence ATGAGCCTCGCCATCATCATGCCGGGCCGCAACGGCGAAGGCCTGGCCGAGCGCCTCAAGGCCCTGGACGGCGGCCTGGACATCCAGATCTGGCCCGACATAGAGCGGCCGGAGGCGGTGGAATTCGCCCTCTGCTGGCAGCCGCCCCAAGGGGTGTTGGGGGACTTTCCCGCCCTCAAGGTGGTGCAGAGCCTGGGCGCCGGAGTGGACGGCCTGACCGAGGCTATCCCCCTGGGCGTGACCCTCTGCCGCACCGTCAGCCCCAGCCTCAAGACCGACATGCGCGACTATGTGCTGCTGGCCATCCTCGCCGAACAGCGCCAGTGGGACGCCATGGCCGCCGACCAGGCCCAGGGCCACTGGCAACCCCGCCATTACCGGCGCGGCGGCGTGGTGGGCATCATGGGCCTGGGGGAACTGGGCCAGGCGGTGGCGGCTGGCCTGGCCGGGCTCGGCTTCCAATTGAAGGGCTGGAGCCGCACCCTCAAGCGTCTGCCGGCCATGGAAACCTTCCACGGCCCCGAGCAGCTTGAGGATTTCCTGGCGGATCTGGACTACCTGATCTGCCTGCTACCCCTGACCGACCAGACCCGCGGCCTGATGGACAGCGGCTTCTTCGCCAAGCTCGGCAAGCCCTGCTACCTCATCCAGGCCGGGCGCGGCCCCCAACTGGTGGAAGCCGACCTGCGCTCGGCCCTTGACCAGGGCCTGCTGCGCGGCGCCTGCCTGGACGTCTTCGATGTCGAGCCCCTGCCGCCGTCCAGCCCGCTCTGGCAGCACCCCAGGGTGCGCATCACCCCCCACTGCGCCAGCGTCACCAGCGGCAAGGAGCTGGCCAAGGCCGTCTACCACAACTACCTGGCCATGTGCCAAGGGCTGGCCCTGGACCAGGTCGTCGACCCTGAACAAGGTTACTGA
- the argC gene encoding N-acetyl-gamma-glutamyl-phosphate reductase — protein sequence MLNTLIIGGAGYTGQELCKLVASHPQLKLAHVFASAGSKNAGEPLPLGIAGTIEDGSPAAIIAAARDAQVILLATPHEASAELVPELIKHSDALIVDLSGGFRLAADAYPQWYGFEHPAAELLNRAVYGLVGWNDEAIKASKLIAAPGCYPTASLLALKPLMKAGLIKGLPIINAVSGVSGAGKANKPHTQFCEVSLSPYGVLGHRHQPEIAQHLGHDLVFTPHLGAFDRGILATITVPVQSGTVQADIDALYLDCYGEHPSVMLSGDLRVKAPAIKNVAHTPYAQIGWALDETRDLLVLASAIDNLLKGAASQAVECINIHFGFRLKPLPGYGWEAL from the coding sequence ATGTTGAATACCCTCATTATCGGTGGCGCCGGTTACACAGGCCAGGAACTGTGCAAGCTGGTAGCCAGCCATCCCCAGCTCAAGCTGGCCCATGTGTTCGCCTCCGCCGGCTCCAAGAACGCCGGCGAACCCCTGCCTTTGGGCATAGCCGGCACCATCGAAGACGGCAGCCCGGCTGCCATTATCGCCGCCGCCCGTGACGCCCAGGTGATACTGCTGGCCACCCCCCACGAGGCCTCCGCCGAGCTGGTGCCGGAACTCATCAAGCACAGCGACGCTCTGATCGTCGATCTCTCCGGCGGCTTCCGGCTGGCGGCCGACGCCTATCCCCAGTGGTACGGCTTTGAGCACCCTGCTGCCGAGCTGCTGAACAGGGCCGTCTACGGCCTGGTGGGCTGGAACGACGAAGCCATCAAGGCCAGCAAGCTGATCGCCGCCCCCGGTTGCTACCCCACCGCCAGCCTGTTGGCCTTGAAGCCCCTGATGAAGGCCGGGCTGATCAAGGGCCTGCCCATCATCAACGCCGTGAGCGGCGTCAGTGGCGCCGGCAAGGCCAACAAGCCCCATACCCAATTCTGCGAGGTCAGCCTCAGCCCCTACGGGGTGCTGGGCCACCGCCACCAGCCGGAGATCGCCCAGCACCTGGGCCACGACCTGGTGTTCACCCCGCACCTGGGGGCCTTCGACCGCGGCATCCTGGCCACCATCACGGTGCCGGTGCAGAGCGGCACTGTCCAGGCCGATATCGATGCCCTCTACCTAGACTGCTACGGCGAGCACCCCTCCGTCATGCTGTCGGGCGATCTGCGGGTCAAAGCTCCTGCCATCAAGAACGTGGCCCATACCCCCTACGCCCAGATCGGCTGGGCCCTGGATGAAACGCGTGACCTGCTGGTGCTGGCCAGCGCCATCGACAACCTGCTCAAGGGCGCCGCCAGCCAGGCGGTGGAATGCATAAATATCCACTTTGGATTCAGGCTGAAGCCCCTGCCGGGCTATGGCTGGGAGGCGTTATGA